Proteins encoded by one window of Pempheris klunzingeri isolate RE-2024b chromosome 14, fPemKlu1.hap1, whole genome shotgun sequence:
- the LOC139213134 gene encoding histone acetyltransferase KAT5-like: MTKMADNSSSVEIVEGCRLPVLRKNQEHEDEWPLAEILSVKEVSARKLYYVHYIDFNKRLDEWVTGDRLDMKKLQFPKKEAKTPTKNGLPGSRPSSPEREVRKSLDLNLQPATAPSRGKTLPTPLSGHAELHGNPEINNTKKEDGDPVVQITPGSGLAHSVSKFMSGVCTGLVKPCHNFKSVKKRKVEAVPMVTQVSPATPVPSLSSSAEAPQASVFPAVRETNTFKTREDHDQLSSLTTNGTARRLIPSQPGRKRKANCGGTDEMIKVLQYNKPQSASVFLPPPEDSQDSSDGIPSAPRMTGSLVSDRSHDDIVTRMKNIECIELGRHRLKPWYFSPYPQELTTLPILYLCEFCLKYLKSLKCLQRHLTKCNLRHPPGNEIYRKGTISFFEIDGRKNKTYSQNLCLLAKCFLDHKTLYYDTDPFLFYVMTEYDSKGFHIVGYFSKEKESTEDYNVACILTLPPYQRRGYGKLLIEFSYELSKVEGKTGTPEKPLSDLGLLSYRSYWSQTILEILMDLKPDNGERPQITINEISEITSVKKEDVISTLQYLNLINYYKGQYILTLSEDIVDGHERAMQKRHLRIDPKCLHFTPKDWSKRGKW; this comes from the exons ATGACGAAAATGGCGGATAACTCATCTTCG GTCGAGATTGTTGAGGGCTGTCGCCTCCCCGTTCTTCGTAAAAACCAAGAACATGAGGACGAATGGC CATTGGCTGAAATTCTAAGTGTGAAGGAAGTCTCTGCGAGAAAGCTTTACTATGTTCACTACATTGACT TCAACAAGCGCCTGGATGAGTGGGTCACAGGGGACAGGCTGGACATGAAGAAGCTTCAGTTCCCTAAGAAAGAAGCTAAAACGCCAACCAAGAATGGTCTGCCTGGCTCCCGTCCTAGTTCACCAGAGAGAGAAGTG AGGAAGAGTCTAGATCTCAACCTACAACCTGCCACAGCTCCTTCCAGAGGCAAAACCCTCCCCACACCG CTATCGGGTCATGCTGAACTGCATGGAAATCCagaaataaacaacacaaaaaaggaAGATGGTGATCCAGTCGTGCAGATCACACCCGGAAGTGGTTTAGCACACAGTGTATCCAAATTTATGTCAGGTGTTTGCACTGGACTTGTCAAGCCATGTCACAACTTCAAATCCGTCAAG AAGAGGAAAGTAGAGGCCGTCCCCATGGTGACTCAGGTATCCCCGGCCACCCCCGTGCCCTCCCTGTCAAGTTCAGCTGAAGCCCCTCAGGcatctgtttttcctgctgtgagggAGACCAACACCTTTAAGACCCGCGAAGACCATGACCAGCTCTCTTCGCTCACAACG AACGGCACTGCCCGACGTCTCATCCCCTCGCAGCCCGGCAGGAAGAGAAAAGCGAATTGTGGGGGAACTGATGAG ATGATAAAGGTTTTGCAGTATAACAAGCCTCAAAGTGCCAGTGTCTTTCTACCACCACCAGAG GATTCCCAGGACAGTTCGGATGGCATCCCATCTGCACCCCGCATGACAGGCAGTCTGGTGTCCGACCGCAGCCATGACGACATTGTCACCCGGATGAAAAACATAGAGTGTATAGAGCTAGGACGTCACAGACTGAAGCCCTGGTACTTCTCACCGTACCCACAGGAACTCACCACACTGCCCATCCTCTACCTCTGTGAATTCTGTCTCAAGTACCTCAAAAGTCTGAAGTGTCTCCAGAGGCATTTG ACAAAATGTAATCTAAGGCATCCTCCAGGCAACGAGATCTACCGCAAAGGCACCATCTCATTCTTTGAGATTGACGGCAGGAAAAACAAA ACGTATTCCCAGAACCTGTGTTTACTCgctaagtgtttcctggaccaCAAAACCTTGTATTACGACACAGACCCTTTCCTCTTCTATGTAATGACAGAGTATGACTCCAAAGGCTTCCACATAGTGGGCTACTTCTCTAAG gaaaaaGAGTCGACTGAAGATTATAACGTTGCCTGTATCCTGACCTTGCCTCCCTACCAACGAAGGGGCTATGGCAAACTGCTCATTGAGTTCA gTTACGAGCTGTCCAAAGTAGAGGGGAAGACGGGCACTCCTGAAAAACCCCTTTCTGACCTCGGTCTTTTGTCCTACCGCTCCTACTGGTCCCAGACCATCTTGGAAATTCTCATGGACCTTAAACCTGACAATGGAGAGAGGCCGCAGATTACCATCAA TGAGATCAGCGAGATCACAAGTGTAAAGAAAGAGGACGTCATTTCAACACTTCAGTACCTCAACCTCATCAACTATTACAAG GGTCAGTACATCCTGACTCTTTCAGAGGACATTGTGGATGGACATGAAAGAGCGATGCAGAAGAGACACTTGCGCATAGATCCAAAATGCCTTCACTTCACACCCAAGGACTGGAGCAAGAGGGGCAAGTGGTAG